The following proteins are encoded in a genomic region of Pan troglodytes isolate AG18354 chromosome 2, NHGRI_mPanTro3-v2.0_pri, whole genome shotgun sequence:
- the USP19 gene encoding ubiquitin carboxyl-terminal hydrolase 19 isoform X35, translating into MSGGASATGPRRGPPGLEDTTSKKKQKDRANQESKDGGPRKETGSRYVAQAGLELLASGDPSASASHAAGITGSRHHTRLFFPSSSGSASTPQEEQTKEGACEDPHDLLATPPPELLLDWRQSAEEVIVKLRVGVGPLQLEDVDAAFTDTDCVVRFAGGQQWGGVFYAEIKSSCAKVQTGEGSLLHLTLPKKVPMLTWPSLLKKPLGTQELVPGLQCQENGQELSPIALEPGPEPHRAKQEARNQKRAQGRGEVEADEQLCIPPLNSQTCLLGSEENLAPLAGEKAVPPGNDPVSPAMVRSRNPGKDDCAKEEMAVAADAAALVDEPESMVNLAFVKNDSYEKGPDSVVVHVYVKEICRDTSRVLFREQDFTLIFQTRDGNFLRLHPGCGPHATFRWQVKLRNLIEPEQCTFCFTASRIDICLRKRQSQRWGGLEAPAARVGGAKVAVPTGPTPLDSTPPGGAPHPLTGQEEARAVEKDKSKARSEDTGLDSVATRTPMEHVTPKPETHLASPKPTCMVPPMPHSPVSGDSVEEEEEEEKKVCLPGFTGLVNLGNTCFMNSVIQSLSNTRELRDFFHDRSFEAEINYNNPLGTGGRLAIGFAVLLRALWKGTHHAFQPSKLKAIVASKASQFTGYAQHDAQEFMAFLLDGLHEDLNRIQNKPYTETVDSDGRPDEVVAEEAWQRHKMRNDSFIVDLFQGQYKSKLVCPVCAKVSITFDPFLYLPVPLPQKQKVLPVFYFAREPHSKPIKFLVSVSKENSTASEVLDSLSQSVHVKPENLRLAEVIKNRFHRVFLPSHSLDTVSPSDMLLCFELLSSELAKERVVVLEVQQRPQVPSVPISKCAACQRKQQSEDEKLKRCTRCYRVGYCNQLCQKTHWPDHKGLCRPENIGYPFLVSVPASRLTYARLAQLLEGYARYSVSVFQPPFQPGRMALESQSPGCTTLLSTGSLEAGDSERDPIQPPELQLVTPMAEGDTGLPRVWAAPDRGPVPSTSGISSEMLASGPIEVGSLPAGERVSRPEAAVPGYQHPSEAMNAHTPLFFIYKIDSSNREQRLEDKGDTPLELGDDCSLALVWRNNERLQEFVLVASKELECAEDPGSAGEAARAGHFTLDQCLNLFTRPEVLAPEEAWYCPQCKQHREASKQLLLWRLPNVLIVQLKRFSFRSFIWRDKINDLVEFPVRNLDLSKFCIGQKEEQLPSYDLYAVINHYGGMIGGHYTACARLPNDRSSQRSDVGWRLFDDSTVTTVDESQVVTRYAYVLFYRRRNSPVERPPRAGHSEHHPDLGPAAEAAASQASRIWQELEAEEEPVPEGSGPLGPWGPQDWVGPLPRGPTTPDEGCLRYFVLGTVAALVALVLNVFYPLVSQSRWR; encoded by the exons TGGAGGTCCTAGGAAAG agacagggtctcgatatgttgcccaggctggtcttgaacttctggcctcaggtgatccttctgcctcagcctcccatgcagctgggatcacaggctcacgccaccatacccggctgttCTTTCCTTCATCATCAGGGTCAGCATCCACTCCTCAAGAGGAGCAGACCAAAGAGG GAGCTTGTGAAGACCCTCATGATCTCTTGGCTACTCCCCCTCCAGAGTTGTTGCTCGATTGGAGGCAGAGTGCAGAAGAGGTGATTGTCAAGCTTCGTGTGGGAGTAGGTCCCCTGCAGCTGGAGGATGTAGATGCTGCTTTCACAGATACGGACTGTGTGGTGCGGTTTGCAG GTGGTCAGCAGTGGGGTGGTGTCTTCTATGCTGAGATAAAAAGCTCTTGTGCTAAAGTGCAAACCGGCGAGGGCAGTCTCCTGCACCTGACACTGCCCAAAAAGGTGCCTATGCTCACGTGGCCCTCCCTCCTG AAGAAACCTCTAGGGACCCAGGAGCTGGTGCCGGGGCTGCAGTGCCAGGAGAATGGGCAGGAACTGTCTCCCATTGCCCTGGAGCCAGGCCCTGAGCCCCACCGGGCTAAGCAGGAGGCCCGGAACCAGAAGCGGGCCCAGGGCCGTGGTGAG GTTGAGGCTGATGAACAGCTTTGCATACCACCGCTGAACTCCCAaacctgcctcctgggctcagaggaGAATTTAGCCCCTTTGGCAGGAGAGAAAGCAGTGCCTCCCGGGAATGACCCAGTCTCTCCAGCCATGGTCCGGAGCAGAAACCCTGGGAAAGATGACTGTGCCAAGGAGGAGATGGCAGTGGCAGCAGATGCTGCAGCCTTGGTGGATG AGCCCGAGTCGATGGTGAACCTGGCGTTTGTCAAGAATGACTCGTATGAGAAGGGCCCGGATTCAGTGGTGGTGCACGTGTACGTGAAGGAGATCTGCAGGGACACCTCAAGAGTACTTTTCCGTGAGCAGGACTTCACGCTCATCTTCCAGACcag GGATGGAAACTTCCTGAGGCTGCACCCGGGCTGTGGGCCCCACGCCACCTTCCGTTGGCAGGTGAAGCTCAG GAATCTGATTGAGCCAGAGCAGTGCACCTTCTGTTTCACGGCTTCTCGCATCGACATCTGCCTTCGTAAGAGGCAGAGTCAGCGCTGGGGGGGCCTGGAGGCCCCAGCTGCACGAG TGGGTGGTGCAAAGGTTGCCGTGCCGACAGGTCCAACCCCTCTGGATTCAACCCCACCAGGAGGTGCTCCCCACCCGCTGACAGGCCAGGAGGAGGCCCGGGCTGTGGAGAAGGATAAATCCAAGGCACGATCTGAGGACACAGGGCTAGACAGTGTGGCAACCCGCACACCCATGGAGCATGTAACCCCAAAGCCAGAGACACACCTGGCCTCG CCCAAGCCTACATGCATGGTGCCTCCCATGCCCCACAGCCCAGTTAGTGGAGACAgcgtggaggaggaggaagaggaagagaagaaggtgTGTCTGCCAGGCTTCACTGGCCTTGTCAATTTAGGCAACACCTGCTTCATGAACAGCGTCATTCAGTCTCTGTCCAACACTCGGGAACTCCGGGACTTCTTCCATG ACCGCTCCTTTGAGGCTGAGATCAACTACAACAACCCACTAGGGACTGGTGGGCGTCTGGCCATTGGCTTTGCCGTGCTGCTTCGGGCGCTGTGGAAGGGCACCCACCATGCCTTCCAGCCTTCCAAGTTGAAG GCCATTGTGGCGAGTAAGGCCAGCCAGTTCACAGGCTATGCACAGCATGATGCCCAGGAGTTCATGGCTTTCCTGCTGGATGGGCTGCACGAGGACCTGAATCGCATTCAGAACAAGCCCTACACAGAGACCGTGGATTCAGATGGGCGGCCCGATGAG GTGGTAGCTGAGGAAGCATGGCAGCGGCACAAGATGAGGAATGACTCTTTCATCGTGGACTTATTTCAGGGGCAGTACAAGTCGAAGCTGGTGTGCCCTGTGTGTGCCAAG GTCTCCATCACTTTTGACCCGTTTCTTTATCTGCCGGTGCCCTTGCCACAAAAGCAAAAGGTTCTCCCTGTCTTTTATTTTGCCCGAGAGCCCCACAGCAAGCCCATCAAG TTCCTGGTGAGCGTCAGCAAGGAGAACTCCACTGCGAGCGAAGTATTGGACTCCCTCTCTCAGAGTGTTCATGTGAAGCCTGAGAACCTGCGTTTGGCGGAG GTAATTAAGAATCGTTTCCATCGTGTGTTCCTACCCTCCCACTCACTGGACACTGTGTCCCCATCTGATATGCTCCTCTGCTTTGAGCTGCTATCCTCAGAGTTGGCTAAGGAGCGGGTAGTGGTGCTAGAGGTGCAACAG CGCCCCCAGGTGCCCAGCGTCCCCATCTCCAAGTGTGCAGCCTGCCAGCGGAAGCAACAGTCGGAGGATGAAAAGCTGAAGCGCTGTACCCGGTGCTACCGTGTGGGCTACTGCAACCA GCTCTGCCAGAAAACCCACTGGCCTGACCACAAGGGCCTCTGCCGACCTGAGAACATTGGCTACCCCTTCCTGGTCAGTGTACCTGCCTCGCGCCTCACTTATGCCCGCCTCGCTCAGTTGCTAGAGGGCTATGCCCG GTACTCTGTGAGTGTATTCCAGCCACCCTTTCAGCCAGGCCGCATGGCCTTGGAGTCTCAGAGCCCTGGCTGCACCACACTGCTCTCCACTGGCTCCCTGGAGGCTGGGGACAGCGAGAGAGACCCCATTCAGCCACCTGAGCTCCAGCTGGTGACCCCTATGGCTGAGGGGGACACAGGGCTTCCCCGGGTGTGGGCAGCCCCTGACCGGGGTCCTGTGCCCAGCACCAGTGGAATTTCTTCTGAGATGCTGGCCAGTGGGCCCATTGAGGTTGGCTCCTTGCCTGCTGGCGAGAGGGTGTCCCGACCCGAAG CTGCTGTGCCTGGGTACCAGCATCCAAGTGAAGCTATGAATGCCCACACACCCCtgttcttcatctataaaattgatTCATCCAACCGAGAGCAGCGGCTAGAGGACAAAG GAGACACCCCACTGGAGCTGGGTGACGACTGTAGCCTGGCTCTCGTCTGGCGGAACAATGAGCGCTTGCAGGAGTTTGTGTTGGTAGCCTCCAAGGAGCTGGAATGTGCTGAGGATCCAGGCTCTGCCGGTGAGGCTGCCCGGGCCGGCCACTTCACCCTGGACCAGTGCCTCAACCTCTTCACACGGCCTGAGGTGCTGGCACCCGAGGAGGCCTG GTACTGCCCACAGTGCAAACAGCACCGTGAGGCCTCCAAGCAGCTGTTGCTATGGCGCCtgccaaatgttctcattgtgcaGCTCAAGCGCTTCTCCTTTCGTAGTTTTATCTGGCGTGACAAGATCAATGACTTGGTGGAGTTCCCTGTTAG GAACCTGGACCTGAGCAAGTTCTGCATTGGTCAGAAAGAGGAGCAGCTGCCCAGCTACGATCTATATGCTGTCATCAACCACTATGGAGGCATGATTGGTGGCCACTACACTGCCTGTGCACGCCTGCCCAATGATCGTAGCAGTCAGCGCAGTGACGTGG GCTGGCGCTTGTTTGATGACAGCACAGTGACAACGGTAGACGAGAGCCAGGTTGTGACGCGTTACGCCTATGTACTCTTCTACCGCCGGCGGAACTCTCCTGTGGAGAGGCCCCCCAGGGCAGGTCACTCTGAGCACCACCCAGACCTAGGCCCTGCAGCTGAGGCTGCTGCCAGCCAG GCTTCCCGGATTtggcaggagctggaggctgaggaggagccGGTGCCTGAGGGGTCTGGGCCCCTGGGTCCCTGGGGGCCCCAAGACTGGGTGGGCCCCCTACCACGTGGCCCTACCACACCAGATGAGGGCTGCCTCCGGTACTTTGTCCTGGGCACCGTGGCGGCTTTGGTGGCCCTCGTGCTCAACGTGTTCTATCCTCTGGTATCCCAGAGTCGCTGGAGATGA
- the USP19 gene encoding ubiquitin carboxyl-terminal hydrolase 19 isoform X6 yields MSGGASATGPRRGPPGLEDTTSKKKQKDRANQESKDGGPRKETGSRYVAQAGLELLASGDPSASASHAAGITGSRHHTRLFFPSSSGSASTPQEEQTKEGACEDPHDLLATPPPELLLDWRQSAEEVIVKLRVGVGPLQLEDVDAAFTDTDCVVRFAGGQQWGGVFYAEIKSSCAKVQTGEGSLLHLTLPKKVPMLTWPSLLKKPLGTQELVPGLQCQENGQELSPIALEPGPEPHRAKQEARNQKRAQGRGEVGSGAGPGAQAGPSAKRAVHLCRGPEGDGSRDDPGPQGDAPPFVADPATQVEADEQLCIPPLNSQTCLLGSEENLAPLAGEKAVPPGNDPVSPAMVRSRNPGKDDCAKEEMAVAADAAALVDGKEPESMVNLAFVKNDSYEKGPDSVVVHVYVKEICRDTSRVLFREQDFTLIFQTRDGNFLRLHPGCGPHATFRWQVKLRNLIEPEQCTFCFTASRIDICLRKRQSQRWGGLEAPAARGAVGGAKVAVPTGPTPLDSTPPGGAPHPLTGQEEARAVEKDKSKARSEDTGLDSVATRTPMEHVTPKPETHLASPKPTCMVPPMPHSPVSGDSVEEEEEEEKKVCLPGFTGLVNLGNTCFMNSVIQSLSNTRELRDFFHDRSFEAEINYNNPLGTGGRLAIGFAVLLRALWKGTHHAFQPSKLKAIVASKASQFTGYAQHDAQEFMAFLLDGLHEDLNRIQNKPYTETVDSDGRPDEVVAEEAWQRHKMRNDSFIVDLFQGQYKSKLVCPVCAKVSITFDPFLYLPVPLPQKQKVLPVFYFAREPHSKPIKFLVSVSKENSTASEVLDSLSQSVHVKPENLRLAEVIKNRFHRVFLPSHSLDTVSPSDMLLCFELLSSELAKERVVVLEVQQRPQVPSVPISKCAACQRKQQSEDEKLKRCTRCYRVGYCNQLCQKTHWPDHKGLCRPENIGYPFLVSVPASRLTYARLAQLLEGYARYSVSVFQPPFQPGRMALESQSPGCTTLLSTGSLEAGDSERDPIQPPELQLVTPMAEGDTGLPRVWAAPDRGPVPSTSGISSEMLASGPIEVGSLPAGERVSRPEAAVPGYQHPSEAMNAHTPLFFIYKIDSSNREQRLEDKGDTPLELGDDCSLALVWRNNERLQEFVLVASKELECAEDPGSAGEAARAGHFTLDQCLNLFTRPEVLAPEEAWYCPQCKQHREASKQLLLWRLPNVLIVQLKRFSFRSFIWRDKINDLVEFPVRNLDLSKFCIGQKEEQLPSYDLYAVINHYGGMIGGHYTACARLPNDRSSQRSDVGWRLFDDSTVTTVDESQVVTRYAYVLFYRRRNSPVERPPRAGHSEHHPDLGPAAEAAASQASRIWQELEAEEEPVPEGSGPLGPWGPQDWVGPLPRGPTTPDEGCLRYFVLGTVAALVALVLNVFYPLVSQSRWR; encoded by the exons TGGAGGTCCTAGGAAAG agacagggtctcgatatgttgcccaggctggtcttgaacttctggcctcaggtgatccttctgcctcagcctcccatgcagctgggatcacaggctcacgccaccatacccggctgttCTTTCCTTCATCATCAGGGTCAGCATCCACTCCTCAAGAGGAGCAGACCAAAGAGG GAGCTTGTGAAGACCCTCATGATCTCTTGGCTACTCCCCCTCCAGAGTTGTTGCTCGATTGGAGGCAGAGTGCAGAAGAGGTGATTGTCAAGCTTCGTGTGGGAGTAGGTCCCCTGCAGCTGGAGGATGTAGATGCTGCTTTCACAGATACGGACTGTGTGGTGCGGTTTGCAG GTGGTCAGCAGTGGGGTGGTGTCTTCTATGCTGAGATAAAAAGCTCTTGTGCTAAAGTGCAAACCGGCGAGGGCAGTCTCCTGCACCTGACACTGCCCAAAAAGGTGCCTATGCTCACGTGGCCCTCCCTCCTG AAGAAACCTCTAGGGACCCAGGAGCTGGTGCCGGGGCTGCAGTGCCAGGAGAATGGGCAGGAACTGTCTCCCATTGCCCTGGAGCCAGGCCCTGAGCCCCACCGGGCTAAGCAGGAGGCCCGGAACCAGAAGCGGGCCCAGGGCCGTGGTGAGGTAGGCTCAGGGGCTGGCCCCGGGGCCCAGGCAGGGCCCAGCGCCAAGAGGGCTGTGCATCTCTGCAGAGGGCCAGAGGGGGACGGGTCCAGGGATGACCCTGGACCCCAGGGTGATGCCCCACCCTTCGTGGCTGACCCAGCCACCCAG GTTGAGGCTGATGAACAGCTTTGCATACCACCGCTGAACTCCCAaacctgcctcctgggctcagaggaGAATTTAGCCCCTTTGGCAGGAGAGAAAGCAGTGCCTCCCGGGAATGACCCAGTCTCTCCAGCCATGGTCCGGAGCAGAAACCCTGGGAAAGATGACTGTGCCAAGGAGGAGATGGCAGTGGCAGCAGATGCTGCAGCCTTGGTGGATGGTAAAG AGCCCGAGTCGATGGTGAACCTGGCGTTTGTCAAGAATGACTCGTATGAGAAGGGCCCGGATTCAGTGGTGGTGCACGTGTACGTGAAGGAGATCTGCAGGGACACCTCAAGAGTACTTTTCCGTGAGCAGGACTTCACGCTCATCTTCCAGACcag GGATGGAAACTTCCTGAGGCTGCACCCGGGCTGTGGGCCCCACGCCACCTTCCGTTGGCAGGTGAAGCTCAG GAATCTGATTGAGCCAGAGCAGTGCACCTTCTGTTTCACGGCTTCTCGCATCGACATCTGCCTTCGTAAGAGGCAGAGTCAGCGCTGGGGGGGCCTGGAGGCCCCAGCTGCACGAG GTGCAGTGGGTGGTGCAAAGGTTGCCGTGCCGACAGGTCCAACCCCTCTGGATTCAACCCCACCAGGAGGTGCTCCCCACCCGCTGACAGGCCAGGAGGAGGCCCGGGCTGTGGAGAAGGATAAATCCAAGGCACGATCTGAGGACACAGGGCTAGACAGTGTGGCAACCCGCACACCCATGGAGCATGTAACCCCAAAGCCAGAGACACACCTGGCCTCG CCCAAGCCTACATGCATGGTGCCTCCCATGCCCCACAGCCCAGTTAGTGGAGACAgcgtggaggaggaggaagaggaagagaagaaggtgTGTCTGCCAGGCTTCACTGGCCTTGTCAATTTAGGCAACACCTGCTTCATGAACAGCGTCATTCAGTCTCTGTCCAACACTCGGGAACTCCGGGACTTCTTCCATG ACCGCTCCTTTGAGGCTGAGATCAACTACAACAACCCACTAGGGACTGGTGGGCGTCTGGCCATTGGCTTTGCCGTGCTGCTTCGGGCGCTGTGGAAGGGCACCCACCATGCCTTCCAGCCTTCCAAGTTGAAG GCCATTGTGGCGAGTAAGGCCAGCCAGTTCACAGGCTATGCACAGCATGATGCCCAGGAGTTCATGGCTTTCCTGCTGGATGGGCTGCACGAGGACCTGAATCGCATTCAGAACAAGCCCTACACAGAGACCGTGGATTCAGATGGGCGGCCCGATGAG GTGGTAGCTGAGGAAGCATGGCAGCGGCACAAGATGAGGAATGACTCTTTCATCGTGGACTTATTTCAGGGGCAGTACAAGTCGAAGCTGGTGTGCCCTGTGTGTGCCAAG GTCTCCATCACTTTTGACCCGTTTCTTTATCTGCCGGTGCCCTTGCCACAAAAGCAAAAGGTTCTCCCTGTCTTTTATTTTGCCCGAGAGCCCCACAGCAAGCCCATCAAG TTCCTGGTGAGCGTCAGCAAGGAGAACTCCACTGCGAGCGAAGTATTGGACTCCCTCTCTCAGAGTGTTCATGTGAAGCCTGAGAACCTGCGTTTGGCGGAG GTAATTAAGAATCGTTTCCATCGTGTGTTCCTACCCTCCCACTCACTGGACACTGTGTCCCCATCTGATATGCTCCTCTGCTTTGAGCTGCTATCCTCAGAGTTGGCTAAGGAGCGGGTAGTGGTGCTAGAGGTGCAACAG CGCCCCCAGGTGCCCAGCGTCCCCATCTCCAAGTGTGCAGCCTGCCAGCGGAAGCAACAGTCGGAGGATGAAAAGCTGAAGCGCTGTACCCGGTGCTACCGTGTGGGCTACTGCAACCA GCTCTGCCAGAAAACCCACTGGCCTGACCACAAGGGCCTCTGCCGACCTGAGAACATTGGCTACCCCTTCCTGGTCAGTGTACCTGCCTCGCGCCTCACTTATGCCCGCCTCGCTCAGTTGCTAGAGGGCTATGCCCG GTACTCTGTGAGTGTATTCCAGCCACCCTTTCAGCCAGGCCGCATGGCCTTGGAGTCTCAGAGCCCTGGCTGCACCACACTGCTCTCCACTGGCTCCCTGGAGGCTGGGGACAGCGAGAGAGACCCCATTCAGCCACCTGAGCTCCAGCTGGTGACCCCTATGGCTGAGGGGGACACAGGGCTTCCCCGGGTGTGGGCAGCCCCTGACCGGGGTCCTGTGCCCAGCACCAGTGGAATTTCTTCTGAGATGCTGGCCAGTGGGCCCATTGAGGTTGGCTCCTTGCCTGCTGGCGAGAGGGTGTCCCGACCCGAAG CTGCTGTGCCTGGGTACCAGCATCCAAGTGAAGCTATGAATGCCCACACACCCCtgttcttcatctataaaattgatTCATCCAACCGAGAGCAGCGGCTAGAGGACAAAG GAGACACCCCACTGGAGCTGGGTGACGACTGTAGCCTGGCTCTCGTCTGGCGGAACAATGAGCGCTTGCAGGAGTTTGTGTTGGTAGCCTCCAAGGAGCTGGAATGTGCTGAGGATCCAGGCTCTGCCGGTGAGGCTGCCCGGGCCGGCCACTTCACCCTGGACCAGTGCCTCAACCTCTTCACACGGCCTGAGGTGCTGGCACCCGAGGAGGCCTG GTACTGCCCACAGTGCAAACAGCACCGTGAGGCCTCCAAGCAGCTGTTGCTATGGCGCCtgccaaatgttctcattgtgcaGCTCAAGCGCTTCTCCTTTCGTAGTTTTATCTGGCGTGACAAGATCAATGACTTGGTGGAGTTCCCTGTTAG GAACCTGGACCTGAGCAAGTTCTGCATTGGTCAGAAAGAGGAGCAGCTGCCCAGCTACGATCTATATGCTGTCATCAACCACTATGGAGGCATGATTGGTGGCCACTACACTGCCTGTGCACGCCTGCCCAATGATCGTAGCAGTCAGCGCAGTGACGTGG GCTGGCGCTTGTTTGATGACAGCACAGTGACAACGGTAGACGAGAGCCAGGTTGTGACGCGTTACGCCTATGTACTCTTCTACCGCCGGCGGAACTCTCCTGTGGAGAGGCCCCCCAGGGCAGGTCACTCTGAGCACCACCCAGACCTAGGCCCTGCAGCTGAGGCTGCTGCCAGCCAG GCTTCCCGGATTtggcaggagctggaggctgaggaggagccGGTGCCTGAGGGGTCTGGGCCCCTGGGTCCCTGGGGGCCCCAAGACTGGGTGGGCCCCCTACCACGTGGCCCTACCACACCAGATGAGGGCTGCCTCCGGTACTTTGTCCTGGGCACCGTGGCGGCTTTGGTGGCCCTCGTGCTCAACGTGTTCTATCCTCTGGTATCCCAGAGTCGCTGGAGATGA